Proteins from one Escherichia coli genomic window:
- the ydaN gene encoding protein YnaN yields MLRNRARRLDYKIMR; encoded by the coding sequence ATGTTGCGTAACAGGGCCAGAAGGCTAGACTACAAAATAATGCGTTGA
- the ogt gene encoding methylated-DNA--[protein]-cysteine S-methyltransferase, with amino-acid sequence MLRLLEEKIATPLGPLWVICDEQFHLRAVEWEEYSERMVQLLDIHYRKEGYERISATNPGGLSDKLREYFAGNLSIIDTLPTATGGTPFQREVWKTLRTIPCGQVMHYGQLAEQLGRPGAARAVGAANGSNPISIVVPCHRVIGRNGTMTGYAGGVQRKEWLLRHEGYLLL; translated from the coding sequence ATGCTGAGATTACTTGAAGAAAAAATTGCCACGCCACTGGGTCCACTGTGGGTGATTTGCGATGAGCAATTTCACTTGCGGGCGGTTGAATGGGAAGAGTACAGCGAACGCATGGTGCAGCTGCTGGACATCCATTACCGCAAAGAAGGCTATGAACGTATTTCTGCCACCAACCCAGGTGGTTTAAGCGACAAGCTTCGTGAATATTTTGCCGGTAATCTTAGCATTATTGATACGCTTCCCACTGCCACGGGGGGGACGCCATTTCAGCGCGAAGTCTGGAAAACATTACGCACAATCCCCTGCGGGCAGGTAATGCATTACGGCCAACTGGCTGAACAATTGGGCCGCCCCGGCGCGGCGCGTGCCGTAGGTGCGGCAAATGGATCGAATCCCATCAGCATTGTTGTGCCTTGTCATCGGGTCATTGGCAGAAACGGTACCATGACCGGATATGCAGGCGGAGTTCAGCGAAAAGAGTGGTTATTACGCCACGAAGGTTATCTTTTGCTGTAA
- the smrA gene encoding DNA endonuclease SmrA, with protein MNLDDKSLFLDAMEDVQPLKRATDVHWHPTRNQRAPQRIDTLQLDNFLTTGFLDIIPLSQPLEFRREGLQHGVLDKLRSGKYPQQASLNLLRQPVEECRKMVFSFIQQALADGLRNVLIIHGKGREDKSHANIVRSYVARWLTEFDDVQAYCTALPHHGGSGACYVALRKTAQAKQENWERHAKRSR; from the coding sequence ATGAACCTTGACGACAAATCGCTGTTTCTTGACGCCATGGAAGATGTCCAGCCGCTGAAACGTGCTACAGATGTCCACTGGCATCCAACGCGTAACCAACGTGCGCCGCAGCGTATCGACACGCTGCAACTTGATAATTTCCTCACCACCGGATTTCTCGACATCATCCCGCTAAGCCAGCCGCTGGAGTTTCGGCGGGAAGGGTTGCAACATGGGGTGCTGGATAAGCTGCGCAGTGGTAAATATCCGCAACAGGCGAGCCTGAATCTTTTGCGCCAGCCGGTGGAAGAGTGCCGCAAAATGGTGTTCAGTTTCATTCAACAAGCCCTGGCGGATGGTTTGCGTAATGTGCTGATTATTCATGGTAAAGGGCGGGAAGATAAATCGCATGCCAATATTGTCCGCAGCTATGTGGCGCGCTGGTTGACCGAATTTGATGATGTCCAGGCATATTGTACCGCGCTACCGCATCATGGCGGCAGCGGGGCGTGTTACGTCGCACTACGTAAAACGGCGCAGGCAAAGCAAGAAAACTGGGAGCGCCACGCTAAGCGCAGTCGTTGA
- the abgT gene encoding p-aminobenzoyl-glutamate transporter, with translation MSMSSIPSSSQSGKLYGWVERIGNKVPHPFLLFIYLIIVLMVTTAILSAFGVSAKNPTDGTPVVVKNLLSVEGLHWFLPNVIKNFSGFAPLGAILALVLGAGLAERVGLLPALMVKMASHVNARYASYMVLFIAFFSHISSDAALVIMPPMGALIFLAVGRHPVAGLLAAIAGVGCGFTANLLIVTTDVLLSGISTEAAAAFNPQMHVSVIDNWYFMASSVVVLTFVGGLITDKIIEPRLGQWQGNSDEKLQTLTESQRFGLRISGVVSLLFIAAIALMVIPENGILRDPINHTVMPSPFIKGIVPLIILFFFVVSLAYGIATRTIRRQADLPHLMIEPMKEMAGFIVMVFPLAQFVAMFNWSNMGKFIAVGLTDILESSGLSGIPAFVGLALLSSFLCMFIASGSAIWSILAPIFVPMFMLLGFHPAFAQILFRIADSSVLPLAPVSPFVPLFLGFLQRYKPDAKLGTYYSLVLPYPLIFLVVWLLMLLAWYLVGLPIGPGIYPRLS, from the coding sequence ATGAGTATGTCATCCATACCGTCGTCCTCCCAATCCGGGAAGCTCTATGGCTGGGTCGAAAGAATTGGTAACAAGGTTCCCCATCCTTTTTTGCTCTTTATCTATTTGATTATCGTACTCATGGTTACGACGGCAATTTTGTCGGCCTTTGGCGTCAGTGCGAAAAACCCGACCGATGGTACGCCAGTGGTCGTGAAAAACCTGCTCAGTGTGGAAGGATTACACTGGTTTTTACCCAATGTGATTAAAAACTTTAGCGGTTTTGCCCCACTAGGCGCAATCCTGGCGCTGGTTTTAGGTGCTGGTCTGGCGGAACGCGTCGGCTTACTGCCAGCGCTAATGGTTAAAATGGCATCGCATGTTAATGCCCGCTATGCCAGTTATATGGTGTTGTTTATTGCTTTTTTTAGCCATATATCATCCGATGCGGCGTTAGTTATCATGCCACCGATGGGCGCATTGATTTTTCTGGCGGTGGGCAGGCATCCAGTGGCAGGTTTACTGGCCGCCATTGCAGGCGTCGGTTGCGGCTTTACGGCTAATTTACTGATTGTCACAACCGACGTGTTGCTGTCGGGGATCAGCACGGAGGCTGCGGCTGCGTTCAATCCGCAAATGCACGTCAGTGTAATTGATAACTGGTATTTTATGGCCAGCTCCGTAGTCGTACTGACGTTTGTTGGCGGCCTGATAACCGACAAAATCATTGAGCCACGGTTAGGTCAATGGCAGGGAAACAGCGATGAGAAACTGCAGACATTGACCGAAAGTCAGCGTTTTGGTTTACGCATATCAGGTGTCGTATCGCTACTTTTTATTGCCGCAATTGCGCTGATGGTGATCCCGGAAAATGGGATATTGCGCGATCCGATTAATCACACCGTGATGCCATCCCCCTTTATTAAAGGTATCGTGCCACTGATCATTCTTTTTTTCTTTGTGGTCTCGCTGGCTTATGGCATCGCTACCCGCACAATTCGACGTCAGGCAGATTTACCGCATTTAATGATTGAACCGATGAAAGAGATGGCGGGATTTATCGTGATGGTTTTTCCCCTCGCCCAGTTTGTCGCCATGTTTAACTGGAGCAACATGGGGAAATTCATCGCGGTGGGGCTGACCGATATACTCGAAAGTTCAGGGCTTAGCGGCATCCCGGCGTTTGTCGGTCTGGCGTTGCTTTCCTCTTTCTTATGCATGTTTATCGCCAGCGGTTCCGCAATCTGGTCGATTCTGGCCCCCATTTTCGTACCAATGTTTATGCTACTTGGCTTTCACCCGGCATTTGCGCAAATCCTCTTTCGTATTGCCGACTCATCCGTATTGCCTTTAGCTCCGGTATCTCCTTTTGTTCCACTGTTTCTTGGATTCCTGCAACGCTACAAACCAGACGCGAAACTGGGTACTTACTATTCGTTAGTTTTGCCCTATCCACTTATCTTTTTGGTGGTATGGCTGCTGATGTTGCTGGCGTGGTATCTTGTCGGTCTGCCGATAGGTCCGGGGATTTACCCTCGTTTGTCTTAA
- the abgR gene encoding LysR family transcriptional regulator: MAFQVKIHQIRAFVEVARQGSIRGASRMLNMSQPALSKSIQELEEGLAAQLFFRRSKGVTLTDAGESFYQHASLILEELRAAQEDIRQRQGQLAGQINIGMGASISRSLMPAVISRFHQQHPQVKVRIMEGQLVSMINELRQGELDFTINTYYQGPYDHEFTFEKLLEKQFAIFCRPGHPAIGARSIKQLLDYSWTMPTPHGSYYKQLSELLDDQAQTPQVGVVCETFSACISLVAKSDFLSILPEEMGCDPLHGQGLVMLPVSEILPKAAYYLIQRRDSRQTPLTASLITQFRRECGYLQS, translated from the coding sequence ATGGCTTTTCAGGTAAAAATTCATCAAATTCGGGCTTTTGTTGAAGTGGCTCGTCAGGGCAGCATTCGCGGAGCGAGCCGCATGTTGAATATGTCGCAACCGGCACTGAGTAAATCTATTCAGGAGCTGGAAGAAGGGTTAGCGGCGCAACTCTTTTTTCGCCGTAGTAAAGGCGTGACGTTAACTGATGCCGGCGAAAGTTTTTATCAGCACGCCAGTCTTATTCTTGAAGAGCTGCGCGCAGCGCAAGAGGATATTCGCCAACGACAAGGGCAACTGGCAGGGCAAATTAATATCGGCATGGGGGCCAGTATTTCCCGCAGTCTGATGCCAGCTGTCATATCTCGTTTTCATCAGCAGCATCCGCAGGTAAAAGTACGCATTATGGAAGGGCAACTGGTGTCGATGATTAATGAATTGCGCCAGGGAGAACTGGATTTCACCATCAATACCTATTATCAGGGACCCTACGACCACGAATTTACTTTTGAGAAATTACTGGAAAAGCAATTCGCGATCTTTTGCCGCCCGGGACATCCCGCCATTGGTGCCCGTTCGATCAAACAGTTACTGGACTACAGCTGGACAATGCCGACGCCACACGGCAGCTACTACAAACAGTTGAGTGAATTGCTTGACGATCAGGCGCAAACGCCACAGGTCGGCGTAGTCTGCGAGACGTTTTCAGCCTGTATCAGTCTGGTGGCAAAAAGCGATTTTCTCAGCATACTACCTGAAGAAATGGGCTGCGATCCCTTGCACGGACAGGGGCTGGTGATGTTGCCGGTTAGCGAAATTTTACCGAAAGCGGCCTATTATTTGATTCAGCGGCGTGATAGTCGCCAGACACCACTGACCGCGTCATTAATCACGCAATTTCGGCGAGAATGCGGCTATCTGCAAAGTTAA
- the dgcM gene encoding diguanylate cyclase DgcM, with protein MITHNFNTLDLLTSPVWIVSPFEEQLIYANSAARLLMQDLTFSQLRTGPYSVSSQKELPKYLSDLQNQHDIIEILTVQRKEEETALSCRLVLRELTEAEPVIIFEGIEAPATLGLKASRSANYQRKKQGFYARFFLTNSAPMLLIDPSRDGQIVDANLAALNFYGYNHETMCQKHTWEINMLGRRVMPIMHEISHLPGGHKPLNFIHKLADGSTRHVQTYAGPIEIYGDKLMLCIVHDITEQKRLEEQLEHAAHHDAMTGLLNRRQFYHITEPGQMQHLAITQDYSLLLIDTDRFKHINDLYGHSKGDEVLCALARTLESCARKGDLVFRWGGEEFVLLLPRTPLDTALSLAETIRVSVTKVSISGLPRFTVSIGVAHHEGNESIDELFKRVDDALYRAKNDGRNRVLAA; from the coding sequence ATGATTACGCACAACTTCAATACCCTGGACTTACTCACCAGTCCTGTCTGGATCGTTTCGCCCTTTGAGGAACAGTTAATTTATGCCAACAGCGCGGCGCGACTGTTGATGCAAGACCTCACGTTTAGTCAGCTACGAACCGGTCCCTATTCCGTCTCCTCACAAAAAGAACTGCCGAAATACCTCTCCGATCTGCAAAACCAACACGATATTATCGAAATCCTCACCGTTCAACGTAAAGAAGAGGAAACAGCATTAAGCTGTCGGCTTGTTTTGCGAGAGCTGACAGAAGCAGAACCGGTGATTATTTTCGAAGGTATCGAAGCACCGGCAACGCTGGGTTTAAAAGCCAGTCGCTCGGCAAATTATCAGCGCAAAAAACAAGGTTTTTATGCGCGCTTTTTTCTGACTAACTCTGCACCAATGTTGTTGATTGACCCCTCACGAGATGGCCAAATCGTCGATGCTAACCTCGCCGCGCTCAATTTCTATGGTTATAACCATGAAACGATGTGCCAGAAACATACCTGGGAAATTAATATGCTCGGGCGTCGCGTCATGCCTATCATGCATGAAATCTCGCATTTACCCGGTGGTCATAAGCCTTTGAATTTTATTCATAAACTGGCGGATGGTTCGACTCGTCATGTGCAGACCTATGCTGGGCCGATTGAAATTTATGGCGACAAGCTCATGTTATGTATTGTGCATGATATTACGGAGCAAAAACGGCTGGAGGAGCAGCTGGAACATGCTGCCCACCATGACGCGATGACCGGATTACTGAATCGGCGCCAGTTTTATCACATTACCGAGCCAGGCCAAATGCAGCACCTCGCCATCACTCAGGATTACAGCTTATTGCTCATCGACACCGATCGTTTTAAACACATTAACGATCTCTATGGGCATTCTAAAGGTGATGAGGTGTTATGCGCCCTCGCCCGCACTCTCGAAAGTTGCGCTCGCAAAGGCGATTTGGTGTTTCGTTGGGGAGGCGAAGAGTTTGTCTTATTGCTACCAAGAACCCCACTGGATACCGCGCTTTCGCTGGCTGAAACTATCCGCGTAAGCGTGACAAAAGTGAGTATTTCGGGCTTACCACGCTTTACCGTCAGCATTGGTGTGGCGCATCACGAAGGAAATGAAAGCATCGATGAACTGTTTAAACGCGTTGATGATGCTTTGTATCGGGCGAAAAATGATGGACGCAACCGCGTGCTGGCGGCATAA
- the abgA gene encoding p-aminobenzoyl-glutamate hydrolase subunit AbgA yields MESLNQFINSLAPKLSHWRRDFHHYAESGWVEFRTATLVAEELHQLGYSLALGREVVNESSRMGLPDEFTLQREFERARQQGALEQWIAAFEGGFTGIVATLDTGRPGPVMAFRVDMDALDLSEERDVSHRPYRDGFASCNAGMMHACGHDGHTAIGLGLAHTLKQFESGLHGVIKLIFQPAEEGTRGARAMVDAGVVDDVDYFTAVHIGTGVPAGTVVCGSDNFMATTKFDAHFTGTAAHAGAKPQDGHNALLAAAQATLALHGIAPHSEGASRVNVGVMQAGSGRNVVPASALLKVETRGVSDVINQYVFDRAQQAIQGAAAMYGVGVETRLMGAATASSPSPQWVAWLQSQAAQVAGVNQAIERVEAPAGSEDATLMMARVQRHQGQASYMVFGTQLAAGHHNEKFDFDEQVLAIAVETLARTALNFPWTRGI; encoded by the coding sequence ATGGAGTCTTTGAATCAATTTATTAATTCGCTTGCCCCAAAATTATCGCACTGGCGACGTGATTTTCACCACTATGCAGAGTCTGGCTGGGTGGAATTCCGCACTGCCACCCTTGTTGCGGAAGAATTGCACCAGCTCGGTTATTCACTGGCGCTGGGCCGCGAAGTCGTTAATGAAAGTAGCCGGATGGGATTACCTGATGAATTCACTCTACAACGCGAATTCGAGCGCGCTCGTCAACAGGGGGCGCTAGAACAATGGATTGCGGCTTTTGAAGGCGGTTTCACTGGCATCGTCGCTACCCTGGATACCGGTCGCCCCGGTCCGGTGATGGCTTTCCGTGTCGATATGGACGCGCTGGATCTCAGTGAAGAACGGGATGTCAGCCATCGCCCCTATCGCGACGGTTTTGCGTCATGTAACGCCGGAATGATGCATGCCTGTGGTCATGATGGACATACCGCTATTGGGCTTGGGCTGGCGCACACCCTTAAACAGTTCGAGTCCGGACTTCACGGCGTCATCAAGCTGATTTTTCAGCCTGCAGAGGAAGGTACGCGTGGCGCGCGGGCGATGGTCGATGCAGGTGTAGTGGATGATGTTGATTATTTTACTGCTGTGCACATTGGCACTGGTGTACCTGCGGGCACAGTAGTGTGCGGCAGTGATAATTTTATGGCAACCACCAAATTTGACGCGCACTTCACCGGGACCGCCGCTCACGCAGGCGCAAAACCACAAGACGGTCACAATGCCTTACTGGCGGCAGCACAAGCAACTCTTGCGCTGCATGGAATCGCCCCGCACAGCGAAGGGGCTTCCAGAGTAAACGTGGGCGTTATGCAGGCAGGAAGCGGTCGTAATGTGGTTCCTGCCTCGGCGTTGCTGAAAGTTGAAACTCGAGGGGTCAGCGACGTCATCAATCAATATGTTTTTGACCGTGCACAACAAGCGATTCAGGGCGCAGCAGCCATGTATGGTGTCGGCGTTGAAACTCGGCTGATGGGTGCAGCTACCGCCAGTTCTCCTTCGCCGCAATGGGTCGCATGGTTACAAAGCCAGGCGGCTCAGGTCGCGGGGGTCAATCAGGCCATTGAACGTGTTGAAGCGCCTGCGGGTTCCGAAGATGCCACATTAATGATGGCCCGCGTGCAGCGACATCAAGGGCAAGCCTCCTATATGGTGTTTGGCACACAGCTGGCGGCAGGTCATCACAACGAAAAATTCGATTTTGACGAGCAGGTTCTCGCTATTGCCGTCGAAACGCTGGCGCGCACCGCGCTCAATTTTCCCTGGACGCGAGGTATCTGA
- the abgB gene encoding p-aminobenzoyl-glutamate hydrolase subunit AbgB codes for MQEIYRFIDDAIEADRQRYTDIADQIWDHPETRFEEFWSAEHLASALESAGFTVTRNVGNIPNAFIASFGQDKPVIALLGEYDALAGLSQQAGCAQPTSTTPGENGHGCGHNLLGTAAFAAAIAVKKWLEQYGQGGTVRFYGCPGEEGGSGKTFMVREGVFDDVDAALTWHPEAFAGMFNTRTLANIQASWRFKGIAAHAANSPHLGRSALDAVTLMTTGTNFLNEHIIEKARVHYAITDSGGISPNVVQAQAEVLYLIRAPEMTDVQHIYDRVAKIAEGAALMTETTVECRFDKACSSYLPNRTLENAMYQALSHFGTPEWNCEELAFAKQIQATLTPNDRQNSLNNIAATGGENGKAFALRHRETVLANEVAPYAATDNVLAASTDVGDVSWKLPVAQCFSPCFAVGTPLHTWQLVSQGRTSIAHKGMLLAAKTIAATTLNLFIDSGLLQECQQEHQQVTDTQPYHCPIPKNVTPSPLK; via the coding sequence ATGCAGGAAATCTATCGTTTTATCGACGATGCGATTGAAGCCGATCGCCAACGTTATACCGATATTGCTGATCAAATCTGGGATCATCCAGAAACACGTTTTGAAGAGTTCTGGTCAGCGGAGCATCTGGCTTCGGCGCTGGAATCTGCAGGCTTCACCGTGACTCGCAACGTAGGCAATATCCCAAATGCCTTTATTGCTTCGTTTGGTCAAGACAAACCGGTTATCGCCTTGCTGGGGGAATATGACGCCCTGGCAGGTTTAAGTCAGCAAGCAGGTTGCGCGCAGCCTACATCCACGACGCCCGGTGAAAATGGTCACGGTTGCGGACACAATTTGCTGGGAACCGCCGCTTTTGCCGCAGCAATAGCCGTCAAGAAATGGCTGGAACAATATGGGCAAGGCGGCACGGTGCGCTTTTATGGTTGTCCTGGCGAAGAAGGCGGCTCGGGTAAAACGTTCATGGTCCGCGAGGGGGTATTTGATGATGTGGATGCGGCACTCACCTGGCACCCGGAAGCCTTTGCCGGTATGTTCAATACCCGCACGCTGGCAAACATTCAGGCATCATGGCGCTTTAAAGGGATCGCAGCACATGCCGCGAACTCCCCTCATTTGGGACGCAGCGCCCTTGATGCCGTAACGTTGATGACCACTGGCACCAACTTCCTCAACGAACATATTATTGAAAAAGCGCGCGTACACTATGCCATCACAGATAGCGGCGGGATCTCGCCCAACGTGGTCCAGGCGCAGGCAGAAGTGCTTTATCTTATCCGCGCCCCCGAAATGACCGATGTGCAGCATATTTATGATCGGGTCGCCAAAATCGCCGAAGGTGCGGCATTGATGACCGAAACCACGGTTGAATGCCGCTTTGACAAAGCCTGTTCCAGTTATCTCCCGAATCGCACCTTAGAAAATGCCATGTACCAGGCCCTATCCCATTTTGGTACTCCGGAATGGAACTGCGAAGAACTGGCTTTTGCGAAACAAATTCAGGCTACGCTCACCCCCAACGATCGGCAAAACAGTCTGAATAATATCGCCGCAACCGGTGGCGAAAACGGCAAGGCTTTTGCACTACGTCATCGTGAAACGGTACTGGCGAATGAAGTCGCTCCATATGCCGCCACCGATAACGTGCTTGCGGCATCAACTGATGTCGGCGACGTCAGTTGGAAACTGCCTGTTGCCCAGTGTTTCAGCCCCTGTTTCGCCGTCGGTACACCGCTACATACGTGGCAACTGGTTAGCCAGGGGCGAACGTCTATTGCTCATAAAGGAATGCTGCTGGCGGCGAAAACTATAGCAGCAACCACACTTAATCTCTTCATTGATTCAGGGCTATTGCAAGAATGCCAACAAGAGCATCAGCAAGTTACGGACACGCAACCGTATCACTGCCCTATCCCGAAAAACGTGACGCCGTCACCTTTAAAATAA